A stretch of Rhizobium sp. TH2 DNA encodes these proteins:
- a CDS encoding PspA/IM30 family protein: MFKQILTLLRGRAFEAEQDFLDQNAIPLLGQQIRDATLAIQSARRAVAIAIAQNEQEVGQHKAALARITDLETRAIAALQQGNEKLAREAAEAIGWLEAECAASEKAQAQFSASINRMKSVVRASEARLRELQRGERLARATEHTQKLDRSAGHHGLATLSEAEETLLRLRTRQQEIDTTASALREMDAGTDPAAIIEKLAKAGCGAPLQPDPENILARLRARMNNAA; this comes from the coding sequence ATGTTCAAACAAATTCTCACATTGCTGCGTGGCCGCGCTTTCGAGGCCGAGCAGGACTTTCTCGATCAGAACGCAATTCCCCTACTGGGCCAGCAGATCCGCGACGCCACCTTGGCAATCCAGTCGGCGCGTCGCGCGGTGGCCATTGCCATCGCCCAGAACGAACAGGAGGTCGGCCAGCACAAGGCCGCTCTCGCTCGCATCACCGACCTCGAAACCCGCGCCATCGCGGCCCTCCAGCAGGGCAACGAGAAGCTGGCCCGCGAGGCCGCCGAAGCGATCGGCTGGCTGGAGGCGGAATGCGCCGCCTCGGAGAAGGCGCAGGCGCAGTTCAGCGCCTCGATCAACCGGATGAAATCCGTGGTCCGGGCCTCCGAGGCCCGGCTGAGGGAACTGCAGCGCGGCGAGCGCCTGGCCCGCGCCACCGAGCATACCCAGAAACTCGATCGCTCGGCGGGCCACCACGGCCTCGCCACGCTCTCCGAAGCGGAGGAGACTTTGCTGCGCCTTCGCACCCGCCAGCAGGAGATCGATACAACCGCATCGGCGCTGCGCGAGATGGATGCCGGCACCGATCCCGCCGCCATCATCGAGAAGCTCGCCAAGGCCGGGTGCGGCGCGCCGCTCCAGCCCGACCCCGAAAACATCCTCGCTCGCCTTCGGGCGAGAATGAACAACGCCGCCTGA